A portion of the Methanomassiliicoccales archaeon genome contains these proteins:
- a CDS encoding DUF835 domain-containing protein: protein MLDSCRTYLVFDEKQTKIHRIAESVLNLKKKVMFISRLHPDLIREKIIGEIAEAIWLSERPGERSVSPQQLGRLLQRITTFVKKESSAVVFLDGLEYLSLFNDFQRLQMFVEHLNDITMESRAILVVAVDPRLFDQRSLAKLRRFAEIVS, encoded by the coding sequence ATGCTGGATAGTTGTAGAACTTATCTTGTTTTCGACGAGAAGCAAACAAAAATCCATAGGATAGCAGAATCTGTTTTAAATCTAAAGAAAAAAGTGATGTTCATCTCTCGTCTCCACCCTGATCTTATCAGGGAGAAAATTATCGGGGAGATCGCAGAAGCGATATGGTTGAGCGAGAGACCCGGCGAGAGAAGCGTTTCGCCACAGCAGCTAGGAAGACTGTTACAAAGGATCACCACATTTGTAAAGAAAGAGAGCTCAGCTGTCGTATTCCTCGATGGTCTCGAGTACCTTTCATTGTTCAACGATTTTCAGAGACTCCAGATGTTCGTTGAACACCTTAACGACATTACTATGGAATCACGTGCAATTCTCGTGGTTGCAGTGGATCCCCGATTGTTTGATCAGCGCTCATTGGCAAAGCTTCGCAGATTTGCTGAGATTGTATCTTAG